From one Salinibacterium hongtaonis genomic stretch:
- a CDS encoding nucleotide sugar dehydrogenase: MTTTNRTAVIVGQGYVGLPVAMRAIEVGYTVVGIDLNEMRTDSLKAGISYVGDIPDSQLQAALATGRYTPTTDYADCAGFDVAVITVPTPLRESIPDLTFIEESSKSLARHLKVGATVILESTTYPGTTEELLVPILEEGSGLTAGVDFFVGYSPERIDPGNKIWGFVETPKVVSGIDDESLARVKEFYDDLVNTTVPVLSPKEAELTKLLENTFRHVNIALVNELAIFANQLGVNIWDSIEAASTKPFGFMKFTPGPGVGGHCLPVDPSYLSWQVRRKLGQNFRFVELANDVNDHMPDYVVQRAIAMLNNDRKPLNGARVLLVGLAYKKNTGDFRESPAIRLIELLSEYGAVVVAVDDHVESYGWPLGVEKISLTAQELASSDIAILVTDHDDLDLSILASATIPVLDTKNRVSGPSVQIL, from the coding sequence TTGACTACAACGAATCGCACTGCCGTCATCGTGGGGCAGGGTTACGTCGGTCTGCCAGTTGCGATGCGGGCCATTGAGGTCGGCTACACCGTCGTCGGGATCGACCTCAACGAAATGCGGACGGATAGCCTCAAGGCAGGGATTTCCTACGTAGGCGACATCCCTGATTCCCAGCTACAGGCGGCATTAGCCACCGGCCGCTATACACCCACCACCGACTACGCGGATTGTGCGGGGTTTGACGTCGCCGTCATAACAGTTCCTACCCCTCTTCGCGAAAGCATTCCCGACCTCACCTTCATAGAAGAGTCATCGAAGTCACTGGCACGCCATCTAAAAGTCGGCGCCACCGTGATCTTGGAATCAACCACCTATCCAGGCACAACTGAAGAGCTGTTGGTCCCCATCCTGGAGGAGGGATCAGGCCTCACCGCAGGCGTGGACTTCTTCGTCGGATACAGCCCCGAAAGAATTGACCCTGGCAACAAAATTTGGGGATTCGTCGAGACCCCCAAGGTAGTGTCGGGCATCGATGATGAGTCGTTGGCCCGCGTCAAAGAGTTCTACGACGACCTGGTCAACACAACTGTCCCGGTGCTTTCCCCCAAGGAAGCCGAACTGACCAAATTGCTTGAGAACACTTTTAGGCACGTGAATATTGCGCTCGTAAACGAGCTTGCTATCTTCGCGAATCAGCTTGGGGTGAACATCTGGGATTCGATAGAGGCAGCGAGCACGAAGCCGTTCGGCTTCATGAAGTTCACGCCGGGCCCCGGGGTCGGGGGCCACTGCCTTCCCGTAGACCCCAGCTACCTCTCGTGGCAGGTGCGACGCAAGCTTGGGCAAAACTTCCGGTTTGTTGAGCTTGCAAACGATGTCAACGATCACATGCCCGACTACGTGGTGCAGCGAGCAATCGCAATGCTAAACAACGATCGCAAACCGCTCAATGGGGCGCGCGTTCTCCTTGTCGGCCTCGCCTATAAGAAGAACACGGGAGACTTCCGCGAATCGCCCGCGATTCGCCTCATAGAGCTTCTCTCGGAGTACGGCGCTGTTGTCGTTGCAGTTGACGACCACGTGGAGAGTTATGGATGGCCGCTCGGTGTGGAAAAGATCAGCCTCACTGCGCAAGAACTCGCCAGCAGCGACATCGCCATACTCGTGACCGATCACGACGACCTCGACCTGTCGATTCTGGCGTCCGCAACGATTCCTGTCCTCGACACGAAGAACCGCGTCTCCGGGCCTAGCGTACAGATCCTGTAG